One Catenulispora sp. GP43 genomic window, CGGCGATCAGGTAGCGGGCGAGGATCGCGCGTTTGCCCGCGATGTCGTCGGCCTCCTCCCACTCCTTGATCACTTCTTCGGCGGTGTACTGGGGCGCGGTGGGCAGAGCCTGAGCTTCCACCTTTGCGGCGAGAGCTTTGATCTCTGCTTCCATCTTCGGCAGGGTCGAGAAGAACGTTTCGTCGGTCACCGTCTCGTCTCCGTCCGAGTAGCCCTGTCGAATAGCGGCTGCCCGTTGGCGCAGACGGGCCAGCTTCTCGGCCTCGGGGCTATCTGCTGCGATCGGGACCGTTGCTGCCGGGGCCTTGGTACGCGGGGCCTTGCGACGCAGATGACGGAACAGCAGATCGGTCACCAGCTCGTCGACGGGCTCGGCCAACCGGTGAATCCCGCCGCAGCCACCTATGGTTCTACCAGGGCACCTGTAGATGACTTTGGGCTCGTCAGTTCGCTTGCGCCGGAACAAGGTGCCGATCATGGGAGTACCGCATACGGTTCCGTCCTCGCGGACGTTGGCACAGCGAAGAATTCCGGAGAGCAGATACTTCTTCGTGGTCGGAATGCCGGGCGGCTTGCCCTCGGCCTTGTCCTTGACCCTGGCGCACAAAACTTCCCAGTCCTTGACGTCCAAGATCGGGGTGAGACCGTTCTTGATGTACTCGCCCTGGGGGTCCTTGATCGCGTCGGCTGCCGGGTCCTTGGCGTTCGGCTTGCCTCCGCCGGGCCGCATCACCCCCCGGTAGAGCGCAATTCCCGCGATCGTCGGCGACAGCAGCATGGCGCGTACAGACTTCTCATTCCACAGGCCACCCTTGACCGGAGGAACGTCTCCCTGCTGGAGTGTTGTGGTCGCCACGTGCCACGAACCGGTTTTCAACACGATCGCAGCTGCCTTCTGCGCCGCCTCCTTTTCTTCGGGGATGATTTCTCCAGCCATAGTCCAGCCGAAGCGGCGTACCAAGCGGGCCTTGCCTTCGACGGCATCCTCAAGCTTGGCGCGCGACACTCGGCGGGCGGTGTCCTCACTGCTCTTGACCGCCACGGCTGCCATCATCCGGGCCATAGCGCGACCCTCGGAAGTCATCAGGTTGATCTGGCTGGTAATCCCTGTGACCGGACGGTGGGTGTACTCCACAATGTCGATCAGGTCTTCCAGATCTCGCGGCTGGCGCAACAACCGGTCCTGATCCACCACGATGATCCCGTCGATCCGACCGTGGTAAAGGTCGTCAAGCATCTGCCGGAACTCAGGGCGGAACACTCGCCATGCCACCGACCCATCGGGAAGCGTGGTCTTCCGCTTGCGGTAGGCGGACGTGTCGTTCTCGCAGTAAGTCTTGCCAATCTTCCAGCCGATGTGACCGGCAAAGGTGTGCCCGTCTTCAGTCTGCCTCGTGACACCGCGCTCTTCACCGAACCGGTCGTCGGAGATGCGCACATACAGACCTGCGTTCTGCGGCTTGAACCCGAAGGTACTGGCGGCGCCGGTGATCAGTGCGGTGGTCTGGCGACGCTCCTCGGACACCGCGCTTGCCGTGACCCTGCGGCGCCTCTGAGCTGCTGTGTTCTCGGTGTCTGCCATGCTAATAGTGTACTTCTGTACGTGGGGATGTCCTCGCGCTCGAAGTGCGCCATGGTGCCCGGGCCCTTGGCCGGGATCCACTGGTCGTAGTTCCCGTGGTTCCAGGCCTGGTGCCCGCCGTTCCAGCTGTGGTCCAGGCCGTCCAGGAACTTCAGGCCGAGGTCCGGCACGCCGGCCGGCCGCCAGGGCAGGATCTCGGTGCCCGAGCCGTCCGCCTGGTGCCAGACCGCCTTGCCGTTCGGCAGCCGCGCCGGACGCGGGTCGCCGAAGCCGCGCACCCCGCGCAGCGTGCCGAAGTAGTGGTCGAAGCTGCGGTTCTCCTGCATCAGGATCACCACGTGCTCGATGTCCTTGATGGTGCCGGTCCGGCGGGCGGGCTGCACGGCGGCGGCGCGGGCGATGCTCGCGGTGAGCATCGGCATCGAGGTCGCGGCGGCGGTGCCGCCGGTGATCTGGAGGAACCTGCGACGATTCACAGCGCTCATGGGGGCGGTGCTCCTTGCGGTCATGGGAGGGCTCCCAAAGTGTCCGCAGAGCTCGACGAACACTCAACCACCGCAAAGGAAAGACTCGAGGAAGGACCTACGAACCCGCGGGATGATCGTCGCGCAGCCAGGACACGACTCCGACCACATGTCCGACCACGTTCTTGGTCGGCACGAAGCCCGCGTCGCCGCCCTTCTTCAGGTAGTTCCACGACGAGTCGCCGGAGTGCTCGCGGTTGTCGCCGAGCACCCACAGGTCGCCCTGCGGCACCGTCACCTTGTAGACGCCGTTGTAGCAGGGCATCCCCTGCTTGCCGTTCATGATGTACGGCTCGTCGAGCGCGACGCCGTTGCGGTACACCGGCCCGTCCTGCGTCTTGCACTCGATGGTGTCGCCGCCGACACCGATGATCCGCTTGATGAGCAGGTCGTCGTGCTGGTCCGGCAGGATGCCCACGGAGGCCAGGATGTCCGGCAGGTTGATCGGGCCGCCGGTGCTGCCGGCCGAGCTCATCAGCCAGTTGTGCGGGTCGTGGAAGACGATGACCTGGCCGCGCGCCGGGGCGCCGCCGACCCAGGAGGACAGCTTGTCGACGAAGACCCGGTCGCCCTTGTACGTCGTCGGCTCCATCGACGGCGAGGGGATGTAGTACATCTGCACCAGGAAGGTCTTGATCAGCGAGGTCAGCGTGAGCGAGATGACCACGTAGCCGAGGATCTCCAGCCAGGCCGGGATCCGGCGGCGCTTGGCCTGCCTGGTACCGGCCGCGCGGCGGCCGCCGCCGCGGCTGGGACGCGGCTCCGGCTCCTGCTCGGCGTTCTCGGGACCGGCAGGACCGGCGAGACTGGTGTCGGGGACGGGGACGGGGTCGTAACCGTTCTGCGCGCTGTAGCTGTACCCGTGCTCGGTGCTGTACCCGTGCTCCGTGCTGTAGCCGTCGCCGAAGGGCGGTTCCGCGGGCTGGGAGCCCACGGCCGCGTCGGGATCAGTAGCGGCCACGTGCGCCCCCGTTTCACGTCCTGGGTTATCGGTTCACCTTATGGCCGATCGGCGGGCCAAGGAAGAGCCATTGGTTCAGTCCACTGGCCGGACGGAGATCGGCCCGGACCGCGTACCAACCATAGAGTGGGCAGGAATGGGGACGATCCAGCCAGGTAACAGGAGGCTCTTGTGTCCGCCGTACCGTCGACCGAGAACGACGACGCAGCCGTAGAGACCCCGACAGAAACACCCGCCCGCACCGCCGACGACGCCGACCTGCGCGCCGCCATCCGCCGCTTGGGGGACCTGCTGGGCCAGACCCTGGTCCGCCAGCACGGCGCCGAGCTGCTGGAGCAGGTCGAGGCCATCCGCGCGCTGGGCAAGCAGGGCGCCGACGTGTCCGAGCTGCTCGCCGCGGTGGACCCCGAGCAGGCCATCAAGCTGGTGCGGGCGTTCACCGCCTACTTCAACCTCGCCAACACCGCCGAGCAGGTCCACCGCGGCCGCGAGCTGGCCGCCACCCGGGCCGCCGAGGGCTCGTGGCTGGGCCAGGCGGTGGACCGGATCCAGGCCGCGGGCCTGGCCGGGTCGGCCGCCGACGCGGTCTCGCACCTGTCGGTCCGGCCGGTCTTCACCGCGCACCCGACGGAGGCCGCGCGACGCACCGTGCTGGCCAAGCTGCGCAAGGTGGCCGAGCTGCTGGAGGCGCCGCAGACCGCGTACAACGAGCGGCGGCTGGCCGAGACCGTCGAGCAGCTGTGGCAGACCGACGAGCTGCGGATCACCCGGCCCGAGCCGGTGGACGAGGCCCGCAACGCCGTCTACTACCTGGACGAGCTCGCCGCGCACGCCGCCCCGGAGGTGTTGGAGGAGCTGGCCTTCGAGCTGCGGCGGCTCGGCGTGGAGCTGCCGCTGTCGGCGCGGCCGCTGAGCTTCGGCTCGTGGATCGGCGGCGACCGCGACGGCAACCCGAACGTCACCCCGCAGATGACCCTGGACGTGCTGGAGCTCCAGCACGAGCACGCGATCCGGACCGCGCTGGCGACCATGGACGCGCTGCGCGACCTGCTGTCCACCTCCGAGCGGATCGCGGCGCCGACCGAGGCGCTGCGGGCGTCCCTGGACGCCGATCTGGAGGCGCTGCCGGAGATCCCCAACCGCTACAAGCGGCTGAACGCCGAGGAGCCGTACCGGCTCAAGGCCACCACGATCCGGCAGAAGCTCCTCAACACCCGGACCCGCATCGCCGAGGGGCGCCTGCACGACCCGCGGCGGGACTACCTGGGCACCTCCGAGCTGCTGCGCGACCTGAGCCTGCTGCGCGACTCGCTGCGCGCGGACCGCGGCGAGCTGATCGCCACCGGGGAGCTGGAGACGGCGATCCGCACCGTGGCCGCCTTCGGCCTGCACCACGCGGTGCTCGACGTGCGCGAGCACGCCGACGCCCACCACCACGTGCTGGCCCAGCTCTTCGACCGGCTCGGCGACCAGCCCTGGCGCTACGCCGACCTGCCGCGCGACTACCGGACCCGGCTGCTGGCCAAGGAGCTGGCCTCCTCGCGCCCGCTCTCGCCGCTGGGCCAGGTGCCGGCCGACACCCTGCTGGACCCCGCCGGGGTGAAGACCTTCGGGGTGTTCACCGCGATCCGCACGGCCTTCGAGAAGTACGGCCCGGACGTCATCGAGTCCTACATCGTGTCGATGACCCGCGGCGTGGACGACCTGTTCGCCGCGGTGGTGCTGGCCCGCGAGGCCGGCCTGGTGGACGTGCACGCGCACACCGCGGCCATCGGCTTCGTGCCGCTGCTGGAGACGCCCGAGGAGCTGAAGATCGCCGGGGCGATCCTGGACGAGCTGCTCTCGGACCCCTCCTACGCGGCGATCGTCGCGGCGCGCGGCGGCGTGCAGGAGGTCATGCTCGGCTACAGCGACTCCAACAAGATGGGCGGGATCTCCACCTCGCAGTGGGAGATCCACCGCGCGCAGCGCGAGCTGCGGGACACCGCGCTGCGGCACGGCGTCCGCATCCGGCTGTTCCACGGCCGCGGCGGCAGCGTCGGCCGCGGCGGCGGCCCGTCGCACGAGGCGATCCTGGCCCAACCGTGGGGCACGCTCGACGGCGAGATCAAGGTGACCGAGCAGGGCGAGGTCATCTCCGACAAGTACGCGATCCCGGCCCTGGCGCGGGAGAACCTGGAACTGACGCTGGCCGCGACCCTGGAGGCCACGGTGCTGCACCGGGCGCCGCGCCAGTCCGCGGAGGACCTGGCGACGTGGTCGGCGACCATGGACCGGGTCTCGGCGGCGGGCCAGGAGCGCTACCGGGACCTGGTCGAGCACCCGGACCTGCCGGCGTACTTCTTCGCCTCGACGCCGGTGGACCTGCTCGGCGACCTGCACCTGGGGTCCCGGCCGTCCCGCCGCCCGGACACCTCGGCCGGCATCGACGGCCTGCGCGCGATCCCGTGGGTGTTCGGCTGGACGCAGTCGCGGCAGATCGTGCCGGGCTGGTTCGGCGTCGGCACCGGCCTGGCCGCGGTCCGCCAGGACCCGGAGTTCGCCGGCACCGACTGGCAGGACATGTACGAGCGCTGGCACTTCTTCCGCAACTTCCTGGGCAACGTCTCGATGACACTGGCCAAGACCGACCTGCGGATCGCCCGGCACTACGTGGAGACCCTGGTACCGCGCGAGCTGCACCACTTCTTCGACACCATCACCGAGGAGTACGAGCGCACGGTCGCCGAGGTGCTGCGCATCACCGGCGAGTCCGAACTGCTCGGGCGCAACGCGACGCTGGCCCGGACGCTGCGGGTCCGCGACATGTACCTGGACCCGATCTCCTACCTGCAGGTCTCGCTGCTCAAGCGGCAGCGCGAGGCGGCCAAGGCGGGCCGCCCGGTCGACCCGGACCTGGCGCGGGCGCTGCTGCTGTCGGTGAACGGCATCGCCGCCGGCCTGAAGAACACCGGCTGAGCGGTTACGCGGAAACGACAGTGGGCGGCGTCTGTACAGACGCCGCCCACTGTGGTTCTAGAGGTCTCTGATTCTGGAGTTCTGTGAGGCCTATGCGGCCGGTGTCATCTCACATGCGCCTCGTACCGATCGGCGGTGCCGCTGACCCGGGTCACCCGGCGCTCCCTGCCGCGCTTGAACAGTCCTGACAGGCAGATCCCGCCGACCGCCGCGGCGATGAAGGCATTCAGGACCATTCCCATCGACATCCACAACTCCCAGGTTAAGCACTGTTTTCGGCCCGCCCCGTGATCTAGGAATCTATTACCTGGCGGGTAATCGCGCCAGGTGTCATCCCCCTGAGAACCTTGATCTCGTCAGCGAATACGACAGCTTGAGGAGACCAGCGAAATGACCGCCTACGCACTGGCAAGCGTCCGCTCCGTCGAACTCTGCGCGGACATCATCGAGTACCTGGAGCGGATCCAGGGGACCATGGACCCCTTCGGCGGACGCTTCGCCTTCCACGGCGGCGCGAAGGACGTCGTCGAGGGATCGTGGGACGGGGACATGATCCTCATCGAGTTCCCCACCCTGGAAGCCGTCAAGGCCTGGTGGAACTCGGCGGAGTACCAGGCCATCAAGCACCTGCGGACCGACCACATGGCCGCCGACATCGTGCTGTTCGACACCCTGCCGCGGGACTACAACGTCGCGGAGACCGCGGCCAAGCTCGCGACCATTATTTGAGCAGGCCGCGCTTGTACGCCTCGGAGACCGCAGCCGCCCGATCGCGGACACCGAGCTTGGCGTACGCGTGCAGCAGGTGGGTCTTGACCGTGGCCTCACTGATGAACAGAGTGCGGGCGGTCTCACGGTTGGTGGTGCCGGAGGCGACGAGGCGCAGGACTTCCAGTTCACGGTCGGTCAGCGCCTCGCCGGCGGGCGTGGCGGGAGCCGCCGGCGCCTGGACCCGGGTCATCAGCCGCTGCGCGACCGTCGGCGCCAGCACCGGCTGCCCTTCGGCCGCGGCACGGACCGCGCGGATGAGGTCCTCGCGCGGCGCGTCCTTGAGCAGATAGCCGGTCGCGCCGGCCTCGATCGCGGGCAGCACGTCGGACTCGGTGTCATACGTGGTCAGGACCAGGACCCTGACACCAGGCTGCTCGACCCGCAGCCGCCGGATCGCCTCGACGCCGCCCATGGCCGGCATCCGCAGATCCATCAGCACCACATCGGGCCCCAGCTCCGCGGCACGCACCAAGGCCTGTGCCCCGTCGGCGGCCTCGCCGGCCACCTCGAAGCCCTCCTCGCCGTCGAAGACGCCGCGCAGGCCGTCGCGGACGATCGGATGGTCGTCCACGATCAAGAGGCGGATGAGAGTCACGCGCGCCATCATCTCGCGGTCGGCACCGCGCCGGGCAACTCGGGCAGTACTGCCGCTTCTGTCGGTGCGGTCGGTTCTGGCGGTGCGACCGGCACTCCCGCCCCCACCGGCACCACCGGCACCGCCGCGCTGATCGCGGTCCCGTCCCCCGGCTCGCTCTCGATCGTCAGCGTCCCGCCGACCTGCTTGAGGCGCGAGCGCATCGCGGTCAGCCCGTAGCCGGTCCCGTTCTCCGAGGGCTCCCCGCCCGGCTCGAAGCCGCGTCCGTCGTCGACCACGTCCAGGACGACCACGTCCGTCGTGTAGGACAGCGTCACCCCGACCCGTCCCGCGCCCGAGTACTTCCCGGCATTGGCCAACGCCTCCTGCGCGGCCCGGAACAGCACCACCTCCGCCTCCGGCGGCAGTGCCACCGCGTCCCCGGAGATCTCGACGCGCGCCGGGATCCCCGCGGTCCGCGACCAGGACGCGGTCAGCTCGGCCAGTGCCTCCGGCAGCTGGGCCACCGTCAGCGGCCCCGGCCGCAGGGCCTGGACCGATCG contains:
- a CDS encoding DUF1330 domain-containing protein → MTAYALASVRSVELCADIIEYLERIQGTMDPFGGRFAFHGGAKDVVEGSWDGDMILIEFPTLEAVKAWWNSAEYQAIKHLRTDHMAADIVLFDTLPRDYNVAETAAKLATII
- the ppc gene encoding phosphoenolpyruvate carboxylase; protein product: MSAVPSTENDDAAVETPTETPARTADDADLRAAIRRLGDLLGQTLVRQHGAELLEQVEAIRALGKQGADVSELLAAVDPEQAIKLVRAFTAYFNLANTAEQVHRGRELAATRAAEGSWLGQAVDRIQAAGLAGSAADAVSHLSVRPVFTAHPTEAARRTVLAKLRKVAELLEAPQTAYNERRLAETVEQLWQTDELRITRPEPVDEARNAVYYLDELAAHAAPEVLEELAFELRRLGVELPLSARPLSFGSWIGGDRDGNPNVTPQMTLDVLELQHEHAIRTALATMDALRDLLSTSERIAAPTEALRASLDADLEALPEIPNRYKRLNAEEPYRLKATTIRQKLLNTRTRIAEGRLHDPRRDYLGTSELLRDLSLLRDSLRADRGELIATGELETAIRTVAAFGLHHAVLDVREHADAHHHVLAQLFDRLGDQPWRYADLPRDYRTRLLAKELASSRPLSPLGQVPADTLLDPAGVKTFGVFTAIRTAFEKYGPDVIESYIVSMTRGVDDLFAAVVLAREAGLVDVHAHTAAIGFVPLLETPEELKIAGAILDELLSDPSYAAIVAARGGVQEVMLGYSDSNKMGGISTSQWEIHRAQRELRDTALRHGVRIRLFHGRGGSVGRGGGPSHEAILAQPWGTLDGEIKVTEQGEVISDKYAIPALARENLELTLAATLEATVLHRAPRQSAEDLATWSATMDRVSAAGQERYRDLVEHPDLPAYFFASTPVDLLGDLHLGSRPSRRPDTSAGIDGLRAIPWVFGWTQSRQIVPGWFGVGTGLAAVRQDPEFAGTDWQDMYERWHFFRNFLGNVSMTLAKTDLRIARHYVETLVPRELHHFFDTITEEYERTVAEVLRITGESELLGRNATLARTLRVRDMYLDPISYLQVSLLKRQREAAKAGRPVDPDLARALLLSVNGIAAGLKNTG
- a CDS encoding recombinase family protein, which codes for MADTENTAAQRRRRVTASAVSEERRQTTALITGAASTFGFKPQNAGLYVRISDDRFGEERGVTRQTEDGHTFAGHIGWKIGKTYCENDTSAYRKRKTTLPDGSVAWRVFRPEFRQMLDDLYHGRIDGIIVVDQDRLLRQPRDLEDLIDIVEYTHRPVTGITSQINLMTSEGRAMARMMAAVAVKSSEDTARRVSRAKLEDAVEGKARLVRRFGWTMAGEIIPEEKEAAQKAAAIVLKTGSWHVATTTLQQGDVPPVKGGLWNEKSVRAMLLSPTIAGIALYRGVMRPGGGKPNAKDPAADAIKDPQGEYIKNGLTPILDVKDWEVLCARVKDKAEGKPPGIPTTKKYLLSGILRCANVREDGTVCGTPMIGTLFRRKRTDEPKVIYRCPGRTIGGCGGIHRLAEPVDELVTDLLFRHLRRKAPRTKAPAATVPIAADSPEAEKLARLRQRAAAIRQGYSDGDETVTDETFFSTLPKMEAEIKALAAKVEAQALPTAPQYTAEEVIKEWEEADDIAGKRAILARYLIAVKVAPSATRGRAPLDHNSITPVWKKIGSTTTTP
- a CDS encoding response regulator — protein: MARVTLIRLLIVDDHPIVRDGLRGVFDGEEGFEVAGEAADGAQALVRAAELGPDVVLMDLRMPAMGGVEAIRRLRVEQPGVRVLVLTTYDTESDVLPAIEAGATGYLLKDAPREDLIRAVRAAAEGQPVLAPTVAQRLMTRVQAPAAPATPAGEALTDRELEVLRLVASGTTNRETARTLFISEATVKTHLLHAYAKLGVRDRAAAVSEAYKRGLLK
- the lepB gene encoding signal peptidase I; protein product: MAATDPDAAVGSQPAEPPFGDGYSTEHGYSTEHGYSYSAQNGYDPVPVPDTSLAGPAGPENAEQEPEPRPSRGGGRRAAGTRQAKRRRIPAWLEILGYVVISLTLTSLIKTFLVQMYYIPSPSMEPTTYKGDRVFVDKLSSWVGGAPARGQVIVFHDPHNWLMSSAGSTGGPINLPDILASVGILPDQHDDLLIKRIIGVGGDTIECKTQDGPVYRNGVALDEPYIMNGKQGMPCYNGVYKVTVPQGDLWVLGDNREHSGDSSWNYLKKGGDAGFVPTKNVVGHVVGVVSWLRDDHPAGS